The Miscanthus floridulus cultivar M001 chromosome 6, ASM1932011v1, whole genome shotgun sequence genomic interval GCtagaaaaagtaaaaaaaattataatttggaatggagccaGGATTAGTTAAACTGGGTCTTAGTTGGAGCTGACAGATAGTTATAGATCATCCAGTACAAACAAAACTACCAGTTTCGGCGCCatatttagggcctgtttagaatccaaaaaattttgcgcagcacccgtcacatcgaatcttgcggcacatgcatggagtactaaatgtagacgaaaaaaaaactaattacacagttgatcgagaaatcgcgagacgaaacttttgaacctaattagtccataattagacactaattactaaatacaaacgaaatgctacagggagccaaaatccaaaaatttttggatctaaacggggccttactgGTACCATCTTTGCCATCCTCCTATAACCACTTGCAGATGCAGTCATTCGATACAGTAGCAGGCATGACAGATTGACAAGTATACCAGAAAATCCAAACGCAAAGCACCGCCTAAATCCCTGGACCAGCAGCCACCACACGACGATCCAAGACATTTTTGGGGAATGCCACGTGGGGCCCACCTCCACGGCGCGGGGAGGCCCTTCCACAGTTCCACGCCACCCCATCTGACCCGCCCGCGGCTCCACCAAACCTCCGCGCGTCCTCCCCACCTCCCTATAAATCCAATTGAAAATGGCCAGGGGCCTTGGCTTGcttgctactcctactcctctcTCTCTTCACGTGCACACAACGCCTCCCTTGGTGAGGCGCGCCTGCTGGCCAGAGCTCGGGGCGGCGTTGGCAATggctgcggtggcggcggcggcggaggaggatgtGATCATCGTCGGCGCGGGGCAGTCGGGGCTGGCGGTGGCGGCGTGCCTGTCCCTGCGCGGCGTGCGCGCCCTGGTCCTGGAGCGCGACGACTGCGTGGGCTCGCTGTGGCGGAAGCGCGCCTACGACCGGCTCCACCTGCACCTGGGCAAGAAGTACAGCGCGCTCCCCCACGCGCCGCACCCGGACTCGGCGCCGACGTACCTCCACCGCGACGAGTACGCGGCGTACCTGGACGGGTACGCGGCGCGGTTCGCCGTCCGCACCCGCCTCCGCCGCGAGGTCCGGTGCGCGCGGTACGACCGCGGCACCGCGCGGTGGGAGGTGGAGGCCGTGGACCTCGGCACGGGCGGCCAGACCGAGCGGTACACGGCCAGGTTCCTGGTGGTGGCGTCCGGGGAGAACGCCGAGAAGTTCGTTCCCGAGGTGCCCGGGCTCGAGGCGTTCCCCGGCCAGGTGATGCACGCCGCCGAGTACCGGTCGGCGGAGGGCATGCGCGGGAAGGCCGTGCTCGTCGTCGGGTCCGGCAACTCCGGCATGGAGATCGCGTATGACCTCGCGGCCGCCGGCGCCGTCACCTCCATCGTCGTCCGCAGCGAGGTCAGTAATAACCTACAGTATATACTACTGTGCTGCATGCCCATCTATGGTACGTCGACAGACAGTCGTCGGATACTGCTAGTAGATGATCCATTAACCCGAATCCTATGTTGCATGCCTGCCACTGTCTCTTGTTGCATGCCTGGCTCGACAGACAGTCGTCGGATACTGCTAGTAGATGCCAGCGCAACAAGTGTGACCTGGTGCGACCGTGGCTAGATGATGATCCATTAACCCGAATCCTATGTTgctgcttgcattgcatcctatATTCCTATCGTATAAGTATATTATGTAATCGTATACCTTTGCGTGTCAATCGATGTCGTCTTGTGTCCCTACTCCCGTGTAGTGTAGTGTGTAGCCGTTGGATCCCCCGATGGATGGTCCTGATCGATCGAGTCCTAATTACTAGTACTAGTAAGAACGATTGTTTATTGTGGGTGGATGCTGAATGCCTGAATGCATGTGCACGATTGACGCATGCAGCTTCACCTGGTGACCAAGGAGATCTGGAACGTGGCGATGGCGCTGTACCCGTACCTGCCGGCGTGGGTCATCGACAAGCTGGTGCTGCTCATGTGCGCCGTCGTGTTTGGCGACACGTCCAGGCACGGCCTCCGCCGCCCCGCCGTGGGGCCCTTCACCATGAAGCTCACCACCCCGGCCTACCCCGTCGTCGACGTCGGCACCTACGCCAAGATCAGGACCGGCGAGATCCGGGTGCTCCCCGCAGGCGTCAAGAGCGTCCGCGGGAACGTCGTCGAGTTCGGGGACGGGAAGCCACACCCCTTCGACGCCATCGTCTTCGCCACCGGCTACCGCAGCACCGTCAGGCAGTGGCTCAAGGTATGCATTGCCAAAAAAGCTAGCATGCATTGCACATTTGTGCCCATGATGTCAGCTGTGTTCCGTGGGTGCATGCATGGACATGTGGCCTGGTGCGTGAGACTTCGCCGCGAAGCAAAGCTCAGTCCGCCGGCCGGCCGGGTCTCATCTTTGCAATTGCACGCATGCTCCATCTCCCTAGCCCCTAGCTAGCAACTCGCAACAATAGTCTAATACAAGCATGCATGTGCATTTCTCTGTTGTTTAGAGCGAGGACGGGCTGATTGGAGACGACGGGATGGCGGCGCGGAGCTATCTGGAACACTGGAAGGGGGAGAACGGGCTGTACTGCGCCGGGATGGTGCGGAGGGGCATCTACGGCAGCTGCGAGGACGCGGAGCTCATCGCCACCGACATCAGCAAGCTGCTGCGCTCCCAGCAGGAGCAGGGCAACGGCTTCTAGCTCCAGCATTCTCGTCCGTGTGTGGATCCAACGCGCGTGCGAGCAACGGCTGCGATGTGCGATCATCTCGGCTCGCCGACaacaactatatatatatatatatattaaatatataaatatgtATATGATGCTTTGGGGAATGTGATTGCTGAAAGAGATGGGCAGGAGAGAGACACCATGTATGCAAGACGCTTTTGTTGGTTGAAAATGGAAACAAGCTCTAATGTTTGATTGGTTAATAATGGTTGAGTGAATAAGCTAAACGTGCTTGAGATGGCCAGGCCACCCTGTTCGCGCGCGCTACCCTGTCTGTGTCTGATATCGCAGTACACCTACTACCGCTAGAAAGCGGAATTTGCCCGCATGCGGCTTTCCATCTGTTGGCTACAGTTTAAGAAATCATCATATGTCAGGGGGTATCTATCAAACAATCCACGTCTCCTGACTTGTCACCATCTATTATGAAAATTGTCGGTGCGAAAActaaccaacaagtaaatatttatagttttgctgtgcgttatgatcggatgtggccaagcactcaatgacacatgatttatactggttcagacaacatgcTATACGTCTAGTTtcggtcgatcggtgactttattcctgagcccatgtgctcaaagtttgatgtggggttacaaacgaaagggAATAAGAATGATGTGTtaaaggtccggtcggactctgaatcgaaggaccaagagtgacgggagctctaaCGTGCACTAAGTGTTGGAGCGTATGCTccgtgtagctttagagttctagagctgtggagTTGTTCAAATGCTCAGATTGTCTAGAGCCAGCCAGCGAGAGTCTGAATGGTCgtccctgttgggagagagcgcatccccttttatagatgaagtgtATGGCCTTACAAATTAGAGGAAAAGACAGAGAGAGTGTATGTGTGCTACatagtcttgttgctcacgccatCGGGTACGAGACGATTGTTGACGCCCATAATATTGTTCATGCCGAGACGCGTCTGGcaggttttaccgtgttcgcttggtatggtaaatgtcggcgcctacaatactgtaaggcaaatgtcgacgcccacaacactgtctgGGTTCTGACACacctggaaggttgcatagtacCCGTCTAGCATGGCCTAGTGGCACTGCTCTGCAGGTGTGCAAGGTATGGCAGAGTACagtccttggtattacggttgacttgaacgTCTTACCTTATCTGTTCCGCCTGATCCTTGAGTCCTTATCGAGCTGGCGTCCCCGGTAGGTtattcccagtcggctctgaccgtgtcggtcgggaaagaATCACGAGCAGAGGTCCGGTGTATTCCCGGTCGGAAAAAGAGGTCAGAGTCGGACTATATCTCCTCCTTGGCCAAGCTTTCCGGTCGGAGACCAGATCTTTCTCCCGGTCGGTCGTTAGGTAACTGGGCCGGCCTGGGAGGCGTGTGTTGTCGCTACGTCGTCTGTTGGGCCGAGTTTTTGCTAGAAAGCGAGCCCAttggggaccccgagtttatgaacccgacaggagccccggaacccttttgggacttctgtgaagtcgtGAAGGGGTTGTTTTACACTTGTTTTATGAGCGCACCTGGTGGGCGTAAGATCGTGGGTTGCCGTCAGGCGACACGGAGCGCCAACCCAAAGCGTCGGGCGAGCTAACTtaggtgtcgggcgagacgaagcgcCAACCTAGGCATcgggcatggccgaggggtcaagcgagacggagcgccaacccaagtgttaggcgtggccgaggggttgggcgaggtggagtcgcCAACCCGAATCATCGGGCGCggtcgagggatcgggcgaggcagagtcgccAACCCAAAGCGTGGGGCGCTGACCTGCAGCATCAGGTGCGGCCGAGGCGAagtcgccaacccaagtgtcgagcgcggccgaggggtcgggcgaggcaaaatCGCCAACCCTAGGGTCGGGCTAGTTTCGTGCGTTATCCCATCcgcggtttccgcaaccggaggggttgagctaacgtcgcttgcctcgatggctcgagtgacgcgctcggtgtgCTTAATAACGGGtacgtccgagtggaatctgggtccatagTTCAtaatggggtcgacatagcccacatgtggcattccactgctccttaacccgtctcccggtagatgcccaagccattccGGAGATcggctcaggtggcccgctggcctcccctcgatggagattttgtgggcatggctcgaggttaggatcgaataagAAGGTCAAGACGACCCTATCCGCTTTGGAGCGGATTGAgcaagggccactggggctcatctacgcttttctcccctggctctgtttgacgcaaggcggcctcgagcccttcacgagccggccttcaaaccccggtcggtcgtcgctcatatcgaatgaggcgactaccgcttcatgacgcaacgcgAAACGTTGTGATgtaacaattgcatatgcaatgtttggatgtatgggatgaatgtatggatgaatgtatgaatgcattcatgaaaaatggatgaatgaatgatcatgcaccagAAAACAAAAGAGgtttttggtaaagttacctcgatggctcgagtgatgggttcggggagctctttatcggatatgtccgaatggaaCCCGGGCCTGTTGTTTGTGATGAAGTCAGCatagcccgcatggggcatcccacttctccttacctatctctcaatAGCCGCCcgagccatctgatcgacttgggtgacccgttggtctctcctcgatggagatcccattggtgggcccttccaaactcttcctgggaaggcggagggtcatttgcgtgtggttgcgccttgtttcctatgcctaggttgtggtagtggtgggccctgcccaggccacgtcccattTAACTAGGCAATGTTTCGTTCGGCAGGGCGTGTCCCATCAGCCAGGACACGTCCCACCGCACGCCTCCCcacattaaatagggggaggggagAGCTTTTTCCTCCTATTCTTTtacctttctccaactgctgcctcttctccttctttcttttCACCAAGCCCGTTCGTGCGCCGTGgcagtttctaggagagaggataaagcgagggagaggagaacttatagatccattcatgaatctgAGGTGTgatgtcgaactggaggcctTCCACCATGGACAaggaggtgctggccgccttcgtcGATAAGGGGCTACTCTcgtcgaaggaggtggtgcattggagggctcctatgCTGGGGGAAGATGTTCCACAACCCTAGGCCGATGAGGTCGTCTTCTTCCTtgtcttccatgagcgtgggcttgGGTATCCCGCGCACTagttcctacgtgggctcctcaacgagtagggcctggagttgtagcacctcaacctaactggggtgctgcacatcgccggctttgtcaccgtctatggggccttccttgggatggagccacatgtggaccTCTTCCGGTAGATCTTCAGTGGGCGAGCCCTATCCGAGGGGAAGCTACCCAGAATCACACCGGTTAGGGGATttgctttgtagaagaagccaaagCCGTCGCCCCCTACCCTGTGTACTACCCCTGGGACTCCAACTAGGGGTGGCATGGTGAGTGGTTCAACATCAGGAACCCAGTGGAGACGCCATTCCTATCGTTCATTAGAAGAAAGCTGGTgaggagggaaagctggtcgtggggtcctACCGGTTGGCAGAACAAGTTAGAGGTTATCGAGGCTGAGCTTTAGAAGCTtgtgcagcatggcctcgatgggttgcgggtcttccacaccttcttctacCATCGGGTCACTCCATTGGCGGAAAGAACGTGGCCAATGTGGGAATACATCGGCCCGATGGATCCCGACCGCGCGTCGTCGAaggagttgccaaaggatgaAGTCTGGAGTCGACTCGATCAGGTGttgtgtaacaccctcagtgttaccctaaaaatcttttgctaaaacatttcatgagcatcatggttatgtgataatgcatgtgatatagtgtGTAGATTGATTTtcgtaactcgaaacgatcaataGAAACGCAAAACGAAAGTTATATTCTAATGTCACATAATAtcatttagggtttaaaaccaatttttattgagcgaaaatgctatagaacgcatatacaGAACTTTAATAAAGTTCAAAGTACAAACCTTGTACATggcgatgaaatacttgcggtcaaaaaatgcattcactagctagcatacctaatagcttagaaatcgaATTTGACGCGAATCCTATCAAGGCTTAGTTAAattcttaagtcggaaaatgggTTGACACAGCTATGTTTGGTAGTTTTTGTAGGAGAATTAGGTTGAAGAGCGGTGTGGTTTTAGGGCTGGTTTTAGTAGCTTAACATGCCCTCTTGAGAATTTCAAAGGAGGTTGGGCGATTAGATCCATGTTTTAGATTTTTTTGGGCGCTTTTAAAATTGTGCGCACAACATTTCCAGCCGGTTTTATCACGTGGACGTGGTCACCGCGCTCTTGTGCCATCATTGGTGCATCGGCCACGTGAACGAGCGTGCATGCTTGGCCACGCTCAGCTAGTTGGCTAGCAGTGGGCCCTACTCTCCATCGCGTTGCACGCTATCACTGGCTGGGCCTACCTCTAGCCACCGCGAGGCAGCTGCACTGCTAGCACTATGCTGCTGGCCATTGCCACCCCATTGCTCACTGCCTTGCACGTGCCGCTCACACCGCGCATGGCCTAGCTGTAGCCACGCTACTGCCGCACTCAACCCGCTGCCGCGCTGCTGTTGCCTGCTTCAGTCGTCCTTAACCCATGAGCTAGTGTGGCCTTGCCCCAGTGAGCCAAGAAAGGCCCAGTTCGTCCTTTGTGATGAGGAGGAAGTGAAGCTCTGACACTTGCTTGGGGaaagaggactatcgatggagttcGATCTCACCcttaccaaggcgaggctcaaggagcCGAGAAAGGCCCGCTTCGGTTGATGCCTTGATTTTCCCCTCCTTTGCTTCTAATTTTGTTgcctttttctagaactaggtgAAAGAATcggctctctagagcaagagTTGGAGATGGCCAAAGCGGCGGTCGGTCAAGGCGCggaggcgctagccaagtcccttgaggagcgacgtgctcttgagggAGATCTCTACTAGATTCGTAACATCACACAGGTGGTCATCTCTAAGGTGTTTAGGTCAAGCCTGAGCACTAGTACGCCCAtgatccagctggcggaggtcccgaacAAAGTTCAGGCACTCATCTCCGACGGCATGTTCTACGGGAcgttgggggtgctgacctcagtggcgaCCCACCACCCCGATCTGGACTTCATGGCCATCTATAGAGGATACACTGATGGGTGGAGCATAGATGAAATTCATGCTCTGGGGGAGAGTCTAGTGCCATACGCATAGATGGTCACCGAGCAGGTCaccacgcagtgggtgatggaggctcgacgTTCGAGCGTGGCTAAAGAAGTGCACCGAGAAGATGTCGTCCATCCTGTGGAAGGAGTGGAGACCAGGTCGAAGACGAGTATCGTCCCGCCCCCAACGGAGCCAAACGTCGTTCCAACTAGGAGCGAGCTGCCTTCGTCCTCATTGACCGTGCCATTAGCCGATGCCGTCGGGTGGCCATAatagagtttagagtagaaatagtcagtagATGTAAAAGACGAGTTCGTGGGGAAGCCCTTGTATGAATAGTTTTACACTTGTGACTATTTTGAgtttgtttttgtgatgaaatcactcatgaggggaagcttgtcccatccgcccttgtttttaccctagcatagctttgttttttgtcctatcttttttgcacctacctgttgacccgtaggctacaaccttaagaacccggacATGGtccacgaggctcagctgctcataaccgtaggttgtGGTGGTGTGTGATCGGTCGGGAGTTTAAAACACAAgctacgtagggtaatcaaaggaacggaatgccctttcatttgggcgatgccctttcatttgggcaaaaagtattactacatgatagtaaaaaaggagggtggtgtcgcaccctcgtggagcccccaagCAACCCAAGCCGAGAGTGCTTGGGCTAGGGTGctataggagcaaacattgaatggaaagaaacggtaagatcaagctttaggggaagaaatgatgtaactattcgatgttccatgtgttggtgagaatgttcccgttgtcatccttcagccggtaggtgcctagtcagatcacctcggtcaccgtgtagggtccttcccatggcagagagagcttatgtttgtccttgATGGACTAGGCTCTCctgagtatgagatcaccgacctcaaggatcctccccctaatttttctttcatggtacctgtggagagtttgctggtagcaagCGGAGtagatgacggtcgtctcacaagcctcttcgagtaggtcgatCGCGTCCTGCTAAGCCTTTATGTCTCAATCTCGgttgaaggccttcactcttggggcaccgtgatcaaggtcggagggcaacactgcttcaactctgtaggccaggaagaaaggtgtgaaccccatggatcggtttggggtcgttcttaggctctagaggatcattggaacctctgcaacccatcgcccgacatacttattgagtcagtcaaagatgcggggcttgagtccttggaggaccatgccattggctcactcgacctgactgttagtacgtggatgtccgactgaggcctagtcgatcctgatgtcgtatccatcacagaagtccaggAAATTTTCCCGATGAAGTTTGTTCTGTGGTCGATGATGATACAGTttggaacaccaaaccgatagatgatatcgaggaagaacttgactgcctcttctgagcagatattggtgatgggctttgcctatatccatttggtaaacttgtccaccactatgagtaggtgagtgaaaccaccCGGTGcttttttgaggggtccgaccatgtcgacgccctagaccgtgaatggttaggtgatggggatggtttgaagctccaaCACTAACAAATGAGTTTGctaagcatagaactggcatccctcacacctgcagacgacctcctctacatctcatagtgcggtgggctagtaaaaaccttggcgaaaagCCTTCTCGACCAGCGACCTTAGGGCCACGTGGTGTCCACAGATTCCGACATGGATTTCAAGAAgctatttcccttggtcggtcgggatgcacctcatgagtactcccgatgggcttcgcttgtaaagttcatcaccaaTGGCGATGAATATCTTGGTGCGTCTAGCGATTCATCGTGCTTCAGTCCATTCcgatgggagaacctcctcgaggaggtaggtgagcatTGGTGCTCTCTTGTTGATCGTATCGAGCGCCATTATGGCAATGTCGCCATGAAGGCACTCGGGTTGGAGCCACCGAGCACTTGGTTGGCGTTGGGGCACGTTGGGAGGTTGTAGCCCCCTCATGCTAGATTAGTGTTGGAGTGCATCTGGATCAGATCCTCTAGAACATGGGCAGACGGCccgtggagatcattgatgaagacccatCTAGAGACAGCACCTGCctagcagccaattttgtgagaaaatcagcgatatcattgtccttttgggggacatgatgtagtttgattcctcagaatttgtcctcgagcttgcgcacctcttggcaataTGCTACCATAAGAGGgctcttgtaggaggactccttcataacctagtcgacgaccaactctgagtcaccacggACGTACAGCCGTGTAgcactgagctcgatggcgatgcacagtccattgatgagggcctcatactctacggcattgtttgaggctgagaAATGGAGATGGATCATGTAGtagagcctgctcccatctagggagatcagaaccactctagcccctaagCTGGGCACCATGACCAACCCGTTGAAGTACAATGTCTAGTACTCATGGCTGACGTCTAGGGTCAGGAGCtagacctctgtccattcggtgaTAAAGTcagtgagagcctgagacttaataggagtgcgagggatatacctgatgtcatgatccatgagcttgagtgcccactAGGAGGTCCATCCTGTGGTGTCATGATTACGGACAAGGTCTCCTAGCGGGTacgaagtgacgaccatgacttttgtggtcagtgaagtagtgcaggagcttttgggTCACCATCAACACGGTGTATAGAAGCTTCTGAACTTAGGGGTATCGAACCTTGGCGttggtgagtacctcactgatgaagtacactaGTCGTTGGACCTTCATTGGGTGTCCTGGCTCTTCCCTTTCAATGACAAGGGTGGCGCTTACAACATGGTTGTTTGCCGtgatgtaaaggaggaggggttctccctgcttgggagcgacaaggattggggccaacgccatttatgctttgaggctttccaaagcctgctaTGCCTCCTCAGTCTAGATGAATGTGTCTgtattcttgagaagtttgtagagaggcatcccccgctcgcctagtcgggagatgaaccggctcatggcggccaaacagccggtgagcctctataggcccttgatgttgcatatagggcccatgttggagatggtcatgattttatcagggttggcttcgatgccccgCTCAAACACGATGTAtctgagcagcttcccctttgagaccccgaaaacatatttttcggcattcaatttgacgctgaaccttcggaggtttgtgaatgttgcggccaagtttgcgatcaggttgcTAGCTTGagtcattttgaccactatgtcatctacatagacggca includes:
- the LOC136458072 gene encoding probable indole-3-pyruvate monooxygenase YUCCA10, which encodes MARGLGLLATPTPLSLHVHTTPPLVRRACWPELGAALAMAAVAAAAEEDVIIVGAGQSGLAVAACLSLRGVRALVLERDDCVGSLWRKRAYDRLHLHLGKKYSALPHAPHPDSAPTYLHRDEYAAYLDGYAARFAVRTRLRREVRCARYDRGTARWEVEAVDLGTGGQTERYTARFLVVASGENAEKFVPEVPGLEAFPGQVMHAAEYRSAEGMRGKAVLVVGSGNSGMEIAYDLAAAGAVTSIVVRSELHLVTKEIWNVAMALYPYLPAWVIDKLVLLMCAVVFGDTSRHGLRRPAVGPFTMKLTTPAYPVVDVGTYAKIRTGEIRVLPAGVKSVRGNVVEFGDGKPHPFDAIVFATGYRSTVRQWLKSEDGLIGDDGMAARSYLEHWKGENGLYCAGMVRRGIYGSCEDAELIATDISKLLRSQQEQGNGF